AATGGACAATGACACCGTAGGCGTCGCTGACCGTACGGTCGATGAGATCGAAAAATGGGCTCCGGGTCTGCCGGTATTCGGCCAGTTGACGCCGTTCCCGGCAACGCCGCTCTATGACCGTCTCGAAGCCGCCGGACGCCTCAAGCGTCCCAAGCACTGGCTCGACTTCGCGCCGTTCGTAATGGCACACGATCCGCTCAAGATGTCGATCGAGGATGCCAAAAAGGAAACATTTGCTGCATGGTCACGATCGTATAGCCCCGAACGCAATTTTGAGGCGATCGATTCGATCCGTCATGCGCCGATCGACACACGCATCAGTCACCTTGTGGCGAGGTTGTTCTTCCGCGGGATCTATTTCCCGCAAATGAGCAAAATGGCGTGGGTCAAGCTCATTTTTCGACAACCGCCGTTCGATCCTCAGCCTGACTGCTGAGGGCATCAGCACCTGGCGGAAAGCGAGAAAACGCCGCCGCGTCGAGGCGAGAGAAGTACAAACGGCACAGTAGCAAAGGCTAAAAGTTACTGACCGATCTGCAAAAAAAGCACTAAACGAGGTTTCCCGTTTAGTGCTTTTTTTGCTTAGATCAACGCCGGTTTCCTATCTCACGTAAACACTCGGCAGCGGAACATCGCCGGTGATCCCGAATTGTTGTATCAGCGTGCCGCCGGTCGATCGATTGGCGAACCATGTCCCGTTTGACGGCCTGAAGACGCCCGGATCGGTCTTTCCGTCTCCGTCATAATCGGCCGGAACCGGAATATCGCCTGCCGCACCGAACGGGAATGCGAAGTACGAGATCCTCGCTTCTGAGAACGTACCAAAACCGTTTGCCGGGAGATAAACAGCGATATCGGCCTTGCCGTCGCCCGTATATTCTCCGGGAACGGCCTTGTCGGTCGCCGAACCGAACTGAACGGCAAAGACCACGCCCGTCGCACTCCGCCTCGTCCACCATTCGGCCCCGTTCGCTCCGCTCGGGCGGAATATCGCAATGTCGGCCTTGCCGTCACCGTCATAGCCCATTGGTACGGGCTTATCACCGACCGAACCAACCCCGACAATATCGGTTCCTCCGGTCGATCTGGAGATGAACCACGTTTGCGTACTTTCCCTGAAAACAGCCGCATCGGCCTTGTTATCGCCGTCAAAATCCGCCGGGACCGGTACATCGCCATTCGCCCCGAACGGGAACGCAAAATATGAGAAATCCTCGCTTCTCAGGACAAACCACTGTCCCGTCGCCGGCCGCCAAAACGTGATGTCCGTCTTGCCGTCACCCGTAAAATCAGCAGGCACGATCTTGTCGGTCGAACTGCCAAACTGCACAGCCCGTTGCCGCCGTTCGAGCTGTTCAGCCACCACCATTCGCCCGGTGCCGGACGAAAGATCGACAGGTCGGCCTTTGAGTCGCCGTCAAAATCGAAAAGCGTTCGAATTGGAACGACCGGAGCGTCGCCTTCGATCCTGATGACCATGAACTGGATGCCGGTCTCGCCCGCAATCACAATGCGGCCGGTGCTGTCGATCGCTGA
This window of the Acidobacteriota bacterium genome carries:
- a CDS encoding radical SAM protein; this translates as MADEELVDLIADAGARWIFIGMESIDPANMADVNKTFSKPANYQGVLEGLARRNIYAITSFIVGMDNDTVGVADRTVDEIEKWAPGLPVFGQLTPFPATPLYDRLEAAGRLKRPKHWLDFAPFVMAHDPLKMSIEDAKKETFAAWSRSYSPERNFEAIDSIRHAPIDTRISHLVARLFFRGIYFPQMSKMAWVKLIFRQPPFDPQPDC
- a CDS encoding VCBS repeat-containing protein, with the protein product MAEQLERRQRAVQFGSSTDKIVPADFTGDGKTDITFWRPATGQWFVLRSEDFSYFAFPFGANGDVPVPADFDGDNKADAAVFRESTQTWFISRSTGGTDIVGVGSVGDKPVPMGYDGDGKADIAIFRPSGANGAEWWTRRSATGVVFAVQFGSATDKAVPGEYTGDGKADIAVYLPANGFGTFSEARISYFAFPFGAAGDIPVPADYDGDGKTDPGVFRPSNGTWFANRSTGGTLIQQFGITGDVPLPSVYVR